The following are encoded in a window of Mycobacterium decipiens genomic DNA:
- a CDS encoding 16S rRNA (uracil(1498)-N(3))-methyltransferase, translating to MVATLFYVDALPDTGAVAVVAGDEGFHAATVRRIRPGEQLVLGDGAGGLARCRVEQAGRAGLHARVLGRWNVDPGRPSVTVVQALPKSERSELAIELATEAGADAFLAWQAARCVANWEGARIDRGLRRWCAVARSAARQSRRAYIPPVDGVASTAALVRRVRDEVAAGSTVLALHEAATDRLADVTLAQANSLILVVGPEGGITPDEIAALTDAGALAVRLGPTVLRTSTAAAVALGALGVLTSRWD from the coding sequence ATGGTGGCGACGCTGTTCTATGTCGACGCATTGCCCGATACGGGTGCGGTAGCGGTCGTAGCCGGCGACGAAGGTTTCCACGCAGCCACGGTGCGGCGGATCCGTCCGGGCGAGCAGTTGGTGCTCGGCGACGGCGCCGGCGGCCTGGCCCGCTGTCGGGTGGAGCAGGCCGGGCGTGCTGGGTTGCATGCCCGGGTGCTGGGGCGTTGGAACGTCGACCCCGGTCGGCCGTCGGTGACGGTGGTGCAGGCGCTGCCGAAGTCCGAGCGCTCCGAACTGGCGATCGAATTGGCCACCGAGGCCGGCGCCGATGCGTTCCTGGCCTGGCAGGCGGCGCGCTGCGTGGCCAACTGGGAGGGCGCCCGGATCGACAGGGGCCTGCGCCGCTGGTGTGCCGTCGCCCGCTCGGCGGCCCGGCAATCGCGCCGGGCGTATATTCCGCCGGTTGACGGCGTGGCGTCCACCGCGGCGCTGGTTCGGCGGGTGCGTGACGAGGTGGCCGCCGGCTCGACGGTGTTGGCGTTGCACGAGGCGGCGACCGATCGGCTTGCCGATGTCACTCTGGCGCAAGCGAACTCACTGATTCTGGTGGTCGGTCCCGAGGGTGGTATCACGCCGGACGAGATCGCCGCGCTGACCGACGCCGGTGCGCTCGCAGTCCGGCTCGGCCCGACCGTGCTGCGGACATCGACCGCGGCTGCGGTGGCGTTGGGGGCGTTGGGCGTGCTTACCTCGCGTTGGGATTGA
- the dnaJ gene encoding molecular chaperone DnaJ — protein sequence MARDYYGLLGVSKGASDADIKRAYRKLARELHPDVNPDEVAQAKFKEISVAYEVLSDPDKRRIVDLGGDPLENAAAAGNGFGGFGGLGDVFEAFFGGGFGGGAASRGPIGRVRPGSDSLLRMRLDLEECATGVTKQVTVDTAVLCDRCQGKGTNGDSAPVPCDTCGGRGEVQTVQRSLLGQMLTSRPCPTCRGVGVVIPDPCHQCMGDGRVRARREISVKIPAGVGDGMRVRLAAQGEVGPGGGPAGDLYVEVHEQAHDVFVREGDDLHCTVSVPMVDAALGVTVTVDAILDGLSEITIPPGAQPGSVITLRGRGMPHLRSNARGDLHIHVEVVVPTRLDHQDIELLRELKGRRGREVAEVRSTHAAGGLFSRLRETFTGR from the coding sequence GTGGCACGCGATTATTACGGGCTGCTCGGCGTGAGCAAAGGCGCCAGCGATGCGGACATCAAACGCGCCTACCGCAAGCTGGCGCGCGAGCTGCATCCCGACGTCAACCCCGACGAGGTTGCGCAGGCGAAGTTCAAAGAAATCAGCGTCGCCTACGAGGTGCTCAGTGACCCGGACAAACGTCGCATCGTGGACCTGGGCGGGGATCCGCTGGAGAATGCCGCGGCGGCCGGCAATGGGTTCGGTGGCTTCGGTGGCCTGGGCGACGTGTTCGAGGCGTTCTTCGGCGGCGGCTTTGGCGGTGGCGCGGCATCACGCGGCCCGATCGGCCGGGTCCGGCCGGGTTCGGACTCGCTGCTGCGCATGCGACTGGATCTCGAAGAGTGCGCAACCGGTGTCACCAAGCAGGTCACCGTCGACACCGCGGTCTTATGCGACCGGTGTCAGGGCAAGGGCACCAACGGCGATTCCGCCCCGGTACCCTGCGACACCTGCGGTGGTCGCGGGGAGGTGCAGACCGTGCAGCGATCGCTGCTGGGTCAGATGCTGACGTCGCGGCCCTGTCCCACCTGCCGCGGTGTCGGGGTGGTTATCCCCGACCCGTGCCACCAGTGCATGGGCGACGGCCGGGTGCGGGCCCGCCGGGAGATCAGCGTCAAGATTCCGGCCGGTGTCGGCGACGGGATGCGAGTTCGGCTTGCCGCTCAGGGTGAGGTCGGGCCCGGGGGAGGGCCGGCGGGTGACCTTTATGTCGAGGTCCATGAGCAGGCTCACGACGTCTTTGTCCGCGAAGGTGACGATTTGCACTGCACGGTTTCGGTGCCCATGGTCGACGCCGCGCTGGGTGTCACGGTCACGGTGGACGCCATCTTGGACGGTCTGAGCGAAATCACCATTCCGCCTGGCGCGCAGCCGGGCTCGGTGATCACGCTCCGCGGGCGCGGGATGCCGCATCTGCGTTCCAACGCGCGGGGTGATCTTCACATTCACGTCGAGGTGGTGGTCCCGACCCGGCTGGATCACCAGGACATCGAGCTGCTGCGCGAACTGAAAGGCCGCCGCGGTCGCGAGGTGGCCGAGGTCCGCTCGACCCATGCCGCCGGCGGGTTGTTCAGCCGGCTCCGCGAGACCTTCACCGGGCGCTAA
- the hrcA gene encoding heat-inducible transcriptional repressor HrcA has protein sequence MGSADERRFEVLRAIVADFVATQEPIGSKSLVERHNLGVSSATVRNDMAVLEAEGYITQPHTSSGRVPTEKGYREFVDRIEDVKPLSSAERRAIQRFLESGVDLDDVLRRAVRLLAQLTRQVAVVQYPTLSTSTVRHLEVIALTPARLLMVVITDSGRVDQRIVELGDVIDDHQLSQLRDMLAQALDGKRLSAASVAVAELAGQLNGAGGLGDAVGRAATVLLESLVEHTEERLLLGGTANLTRNAADFGGSLRSILEALEEQVVVLRLLAAQQEAGKVTVRIGHETAVEQMAGTSMVSTAYGSSDTVYGGMGVVGPTRMDYPGTIASVAAVALYIGEVLGAR, from the coding sequence ATGGGAAGCGCCGACGAGCGTCGCTTTGAGGTGCTGCGTGCCATCGTCGCCGACTTCGTTGCGACCCAGGAACCAATCGGCTCCAAGTCCCTGGTGGAGCGTCATAACCTGGGCGTCTCATCCGCAACCGTCCGCAATGACATGGCAGTGCTGGAAGCCGAAGGCTACATCACCCAACCGCACACCAGCTCCGGCCGGGTTCCGACGGAGAAGGGCTACCGCGAGTTCGTCGACCGTATCGAGGACGTCAAACCCCTGTCGTCGGCCGAGCGGCGGGCAATTCAGCGCTTTCTTGAATCCGGCGTCGATCTCGACGACGTGCTGCGCCGTGCGGTGCGGCTGTTGGCTCAGCTGACCCGCCAGGTAGCCGTCGTGCAGTATCCGACGTTGTCGACGTCGACCGTTCGTCATCTGGAAGTGATCGCGTTGACACCGGCCCGGCTGCTGATGGTGGTCATCACCGACTCCGGCCGGGTGGATCAGCGCATTGTCGAACTTGGCGACGTTATCGACGATCATCAGCTGTCGCAGCTGCGAGACATGCTCGCCCAGGCGCTGGACGGCAAGAGGTTGTCGGCGGCCTCGGTGGCGGTGGCCGAGCTCGCCGGTCAGCTCAATGGCGCCGGGGGGTTGGGCGACGCCGTTGGCCGCGCGGCGACGGTGCTGCTGGAATCGCTGGTGGAGCACACCGAGGAACGCCTGCTGTTGGGCGGCACCGCGAACCTGACCCGCAACGCCGCCGACTTCGGGGGTTCACTGCGGTCGATATTGGAAGCGCTCGAGGAGCAGGTGGTGGTGTTGCGGTTGCTGGCGGCTCAGCAGGAAGCCGGCAAGGTGACGGTGCGCATTGGCCACGAGACCGCGGTTGAGCAGATGGCGGGCACCTCGATGGTGTCCACGGCCTATGGCTCCTCCGACACCGTCTACGGTGGCATGGGGGTGGTGGGTCCGACCCGGATGGACTACCCGGGAACTATCGCCAGTGTCGCCGCGGTTGCTCTTTATATTGGCGAAGTCTTGGGTGCCCGATGA
- a CDS encoding type II toxin-antitoxin system VapB family antitoxin, producing the protein MIFKGVREGKPYPEHGLSYRDWSQIPPQQIRLDELVTTTTVLALDRLLSEDSTFYGDLFPHAVRWRGTTYLEDGLHRAVRAALRNRTVLHARVFDMDTPRGRPA; encoded by the coding sequence ATGATCTTCAAGGGCGTGCGGGAAGGCAAGCCGTACCCCGAGCATGGGCTGTCCTATCGCGACTGGTCCCAGATTCCGCCGCAACAAATCCGGCTCGACGAGTTGGTCACCACGACGACGGTGCTCGCGCTGGACCGCCTACTTTCCGAGGACTCCACGTTTTACGGCGACCTTTTCCCGCACGCAGTGAGGTGGCGAGGCACCACCTATCTCGAGGACGGCCTGCACCGGGCGGTGCGGGCGGCGCTGCGTAACCGCACCGTGCTGCACGCGCGGGTGTTCGACATGGACACGCCACGAGGCCGGCCGGCCTAG
- the mbtG gene encoding NADPH-dependent L-lysine N(6)-monooxygenase MbtG: MTSTLAVLGAGAKAVAVAAKASVLRDMGVDAPDVIAVERIGVAANWQASGGWTDGAHRLGTSPEKDVGFPYRSALVPRRNAELDERMTRYSWQSYLIATASFAEWIDRGRPAPTHRRWGQYLAWVADHVGLKVIHGEVDGLAVTGDRWALRTHEATLHADALMITGPGQAEKSLLPGNPRVFSIAQFWDRAAGHDRINAERVAVIGGGETAASMLNELFRHRVSTITVISPQVTLFTRGEGFFENSLFSDPTDWTALTLDERRDALARTDRGVFSANVQEALLADDRIHHLRGRVAHAVGRHGQIRLTLSTNRGSENFETVHGFDLVIDGSGADPLWFTSLFSQDALDLLELGLGGPLAADRLQEAIGYDLAVAEVTPKLFLPTLSGLTQGPGFPNLSCLGLLSDRVLGAHTPTPNRQSPAGKSQMRSSDERQSLR; this comes from the coding sequence ATGACTTCGACGCTTGCCGTGCTTGGTGCCGGAGCCAAGGCGGTCGCGGTCGCGGCCAAGGCATCCGTGCTGCGTGACATGGGCGTGGATGCGCCCGACGTGATCGCCGTCGAACGCATCGGAGTCGCCGCCAACTGGCAGGCGAGCGGCGGCTGGACGGACGGGGCGCACCGGCTAGGCACCAGCCCGGAAAAGGATGTCGGCTTCCCCTACCGGTCGGCGCTGGTGCCGCGGCGTAACGCCGAACTCGACGAGCGGATGACCCGCTACAGCTGGCAGTCCTACTTGATCGCCACCGCGTCATTCGCTGAATGGATCGACCGGGGTCGCCCGGCGCCCACCCATCGCAGGTGGGGCCAATACCTCGCCTGGGTGGCCGATCACGTCGGCCTCAAGGTGATCCACGGCGAGGTCGACGGGCTAGCCGTCACCGGCGACCGCTGGGCGCTGCGCACCCACGAAGCCACCCTGCACGCCGACGCGTTGATGATCACCGGGCCCGGCCAGGCCGAAAAGTCGCTGCTGCCCGGAAACCCACGGGTGTTCTCGATCGCACAGTTCTGGGACCGTGCCGCCGGCCACGACCGGATCAACGCCGAGCGGGTCGCGGTGATCGGTGGCGGTGAGACGGCCGCTTCGATGCTCAACGAGCTCTTCCGGCACCGGGTTTCGACCATCACCGTCATCTCCCCGCAGGTGACCCTGTTCACTCGCGGCGAAGGGTTTTTCGAGAACTCGCTGTTCTCGGATCCGACCGACTGGACGGCCCTGACCCTCGACGAACGGCGCGATGCCTTGGCCCGCACCGACCGAGGAGTGTTCTCGGCGAACGTGCAGGAAGCGCTGCTGGCCGATGACCGCATCCATCACCTGCGTGGCCGGGTCGCCCACGCGGTGGGCCGCCACGGGCAGATCCGGTTGACGCTGTCCACCAACCGGGGCAGCGAGAACTTCGAGACGGTGCACGGATTCGATCTCGTCATCGACGGCTCCGGCGCCGACCCGCTGTGGTTTACCTCACTATTCAGTCAGGACGCGCTCGACCTGCTCGAGCTGGGGCTGGGTGGACCGCTGGCCGCCGACCGCCTGCAGGAAGCGATCGGCTACGACCTGGCGGTCGCCGAGGTCACACCCAAGCTGTTCCTGCCGACCCTGTCCGGACTCACCCAGGGGCCGGGGTTCCCCAACCTGAGCTGCCTCGGTTTGCTGTCGGACCGGGTCCTGGGCGCACACACGCCCACCCCGAATCGGCAATCACCCGCGGGTAAGTCACAGATGCGGAGCAGCGATGAGCGCCAATCCCTTCGATGA